One part of the Flavobacterium johnsoniae UW101 genome encodes these proteins:
- a CDS encoding cyclase family protein gives MIVKINNFEIDLSKPIDISIPLTNTDENPIAWYIEKPVIEPVVFGDWIGKVSEGKSSTNFNNIFFNPHGHGTHTECLGHITNDFFSVNQSLKQFFFSAKLITVEPEKIGEDYVITKESISTSLNVTSLDRASTSLSVTNEALIIRTLPNQKEKKSRKYSNTNPPYLSEEAAIFIRESEIQHLLIDLPSVDKEHDEGKLLAHKAFWNVKDTHNLNSDARFNATITEMIYVPDEIEDGSYILNLQIASFENDASPSKPILYKI, from the coding sequence ATGATAGTAAAAATAAACAACTTCGAAATCGACTTATCAAAGCCCATTGATATCTCTATTCCATTAACCAATACAGATGAAAACCCAATTGCCTGGTATATTGAAAAACCTGTTATTGAACCTGTAGTTTTTGGCGACTGGATTGGGAAAGTTTCAGAAGGAAAATCATCAACGAATTTCAATAATATTTTCTTCAATCCGCATGGGCATGGAACGCACACGGAATGTTTAGGTCATATTACGAATGATTTTTTTAGTGTTAATCAATCGCTGAAACAGTTTTTCTTTTCTGCTAAATTGATTACGGTTGAACCTGAAAAGATTGGAGAAGATTATGTTATTACAAAAGAAAGCATTTCGACTTCGCTCAATGTGACATCACTGGATCGCGCTTCGACTTCGCTCAGCGTGACAAATGAAGCTTTAATAATTCGAACACTTCCAAATCAAAAGGAAAAAAAATCAAGAAAATATTCCAATACAAATCCGCCGTATTTGTCTGAAGAAGCAGCAATTTTCATCCGCGAAAGCGAAATTCAGCATTTACTGATTGATTTGCCAAGTGTTGACAAAGAACACGATGAAGGAAAATTATTAGCACATAAGGCGTTTTGGAATGTAAAAGACACGCACAATCTAAATTCAGATGCGAGATTTAATGCTACGATTACAGAAATGATTTACGTTCCGGACGAAATTGAAGATGGAAGTTATATACTAAATCTTCAAATCGCTTCGTTTGAAAATGACGCAAGCCCATCAAAACCAATTTTATATAAGATTTAA
- a CDS encoding GxxExxY protein → MSENDLSRIVFHSALNVHQTLGPGLLESAYEECLFYELRKLGLLVEKQKALPLIYEEVKLDVGYRLDILVENKLILEIKAVDCLNEVHFAQLLTYLKLTNCKLGLLINFNVALLKHGVKRIANNL, encoded by the coding sequence ATGTCAGAAAATGATTTATCACGCATTGTGTTTCATTCGGCTTTGAACGTTCATCAAACTTTAGGACCTGGACTTTTAGAAAGTGCTTACGAAGAATGCTTATTTTATGAGTTAAGAAAACTAGGCTTATTGGTTGAAAAGCAAAAGGCTTTGCCTTTGATTTATGAAGAGGTGAAATTAGATGTTGGTTATCGATTAGATATTTTAGTAGAAAATAAACTAATTTTGGAAATAAAAGCAGTCGATTGTTTAAATGAAGTACATTTCGCTCAACTATTGACTTATTTAAAATTAACAAATTGCAAATTAGGCTTATTAATAAATTTTAATGTTGCATTACTAAAACACGGAGTTAAAAGAATAGCAAACAATCTTTAA
- the hemW gene encoding radical SAM family heme chaperone HemW — protein sequence MSGIYIHIPFCKQACHYCDFHFSTSMKKKDDMVLALAKEIGMRKNELLDSARSDNEIVETIYFGGGTPSVLSNDEINFLISEVYKNYKVVENPEITLEANPDDLSVERILELSKSPINRLSIGIQSFYEEDLKMMNRAHNSAEAKKCLEEATKYFDNISLDLIYGIPGMSDEMWKQNIQTALDFGIPHISSYALTVEPKTALSKLIQTGKIAEPQDEATSNHFTILVEMLQKNGFVHYELSNFGKEDYFSKNNSAYWLGKKYIGIGPSAHSYDGEKRGWNIANNSLYLKAIQNDELPIETETLTISDRYNEYIMTGLRTIWGVSLNRIEQEFGSEYLNYLLEQSQKFLNDDLLSIENNILKPTLKGKFLTDGIASDLFYLEPEI from the coding sequence ATGTCAGGAATTTACATTCACATACCTTTTTGCAAACAGGCTTGTCATTACTGCGACTTTCATTTTTCTACTTCTATGAAAAAGAAAGACGATATGGTTTTGGCATTAGCCAAAGAAATTGGCATGCGTAAAAATGAACTTCTCGACTCTGCTCGAAGTGACAATGAGATTGTGGAAACTATCTATTTTGGCGGCGGAACTCCTTCGGTTTTATCAAATGACGAAATAAACTTTTTAATTTCTGAAGTTTATAAAAACTATAAAGTTGTAGAAAATCCTGAAATTACACTCGAAGCTAATCCGGATGATTTGTCTGTTGAAAGAATTCTGGAATTATCTAAAAGTCCTATAAATCGTTTAAGCATCGGAATTCAGTCTTTTTACGAAGAAGATTTGAAGATGATGAATCGCGCTCATAATTCGGCGGAAGCCAAAAAATGTCTAGAAGAAGCAACAAAATACTTTGATAATATTTCGCTTGATTTAATTTACGGAATTCCGGGAATGAGCGACGAAATGTGGAAACAAAATATTCAAACTGCTTTAGATTTTGGCATTCCGCATATTTCGAGTTATGCTTTGACAGTTGAACCTAAAACGGCTTTAAGTAAATTAATTCAAACCGGAAAAATTGCCGAACCTCAAGACGAAGCCACTTCAAACCATTTTACGATTTTGGTTGAAATGCTTCAAAAAAATGGTTTTGTTCATTACGAATTATCGAATTTTGGAAAAGAGGATTATTTCTCCAAAAACAATTCGGCGTATTGGCTGGGCAAAAAATATATCGGAATTGGACCTTCTGCGCACAGTTACGACGGTGAAAAAAGAGGCTGGAATATTGCAAATAATTCATTGTATTTAAAAGCGATTCAAAACGATGAACTTCCAATTGAAACGGAAACATTAACCATTTCAGATCGTTATAATGAATATATTATGACGGGGCTGCGAACGATTTGGGGTGTTTCTCTAAACCGAATTGAACAGGAATTTGGATCAGAATATTTGAATTATTTATTAGAACAATCTCAAAAGTTCTTAAACGACGATCTGCTATCGATCGAAAACAACATTTTAAAGCCTACTCTTAAAGGAAAATTTTTAACAGATGGAATTGCTTCAGATTTATTTTATTTAGAGCCTGAGATTTAA
- the ruvC gene encoding crossover junction endodeoxyribonuclease RuvC: MTQERIILGIDPGTTIMGFGLIKVINKKMEFLQLNELQLSKYDNHYQKLRIIFERTIELIETHCPDEIAIEAPFFGKNVQSMLKLGRAQGVAMAAGLSRGIPITEYEPKKIKMAITGNGNASKEQVAKMLQQLLGLKELPKNLDSTDGLAAAVCHFFNSGKVIAGKSYSGWDAFVKQNEDRVKK; this comes from the coding sequence TTGACACAAGAACGCATCATATTAGGTATTGACCCCGGAACCACAATTATGGGTTTTGGATTGATTAAAGTAATCAATAAAAAAATGGAATTTCTGCAATTAAACGAATTGCAGCTTTCTAAATACGACAATCATTACCAAAAATTAAGAATCATTTTTGAAAGAACCATTGAATTAATCGAAACGCATTGTCCAGACGAAATTGCAATTGAAGCTCCTTTCTTTGGTAAAAATGTACAGTCGATGCTGAAATTAGGTCGTGCGCAAGGTGTTGCCATGGCTGCGGGACTTTCAAGAGGCATTCCGATTACAGAATACGAACCTAAAAAGATAAAAATGGCAATTACCGGAAACGGAAATGCCAGCAAAGAACAGGTCGCTAAAATGTTACAACAGCTTTTAGGCTTAAAAGAATTACCAAAAAATCTCGATTCAACAGACGGTTTAGCGGCTGCGGTTTGTCATTTCTTTAATTCTGGAAAAGTTATTGCCGGAAAAAGTTATTCAGGCTGGGATGCTTTTGTGAAACAAAACGAAGATCGAGTTAAGAAATGA